One window of Nymphaea colorata isolate Beijing-Zhang1983 chromosome 1, ASM883128v2, whole genome shotgun sequence genomic DNA carries:
- the LOC116246314 gene encoding uncharacterized GPI-anchored protein At4g28100-like: MNPLPFIAALLLASLVLGDSAKDKGSSSDPMNPGESPGTVPAFPVQSEAQLCRLDLSDELFGGVKEACGQVLDRSRCCPVLAAWLFAAHARSALQPAGPVSSELPAMPDDSQKCVSSLQASLQSRDISLAQPNATCDTVLCFCGIRLHQIGSLSCPAAFNVTNSSRSAVPTPAVRALESSCRNASYSGCTRCLTALQKLKEGENYTKDGNDRASKMFSRDCQLMSLTWLLAKNKTAYIPTVSAVLRAVMYSTHPHQSKCSPDQENMPLAVDSLQFLKPESSAAMSSPKPVMALLLHLFPLVFLALDRVVWIF, translated from the exons ATGAATCCCCTCCCGTTCATTGCGGCTCTCCTTCTGGCGTCTCTCGTTCTCGGCGACTCTGCCAAGGACAAGGGCTCATCGTCGGACCCGATGAACCCCGGCGAGTCGCCGGGAACCGTCCCGGCATTCCCGGTCCAGTCAGAGGCGCAGTTGTGCCGGCTGGACCTTTCGGACGAGCTGTTCGGCGGGGTGAAGGAGGCGTGCGGGCAGGTGCTGGACAGGAGTCGGTGCTGCCCTGTTCTGGCAGCTTGGCTCTTCGCTGCTCACGCCCGCTCGGCGCTCCAGCCGGCTGGACCGGTCTCGTCGGAGCTGCCCGCGATGCCCGACGACTCGCAGAAGTGTGTCAGTTCGCTGCAGGCGTCTCTGCAGAGCCGAGACATCTCGCTGGCCCAGCCCAACGCCACCTGCGACACGGTACTCTGCTTCTGCGGCATCCGGCTCCACCAGATCGGCTCGCTCAGCTGCCCGGCCGCGTTCAACGTCACCAACTCCTCGCGGTCCGCCGTCCCCACGCCGGCGGTCCGCGCTCTCGAGTCCAGCTGCCGGAACGCCTCCTACTCTGGCTGCACCCGCTGCCTGACCGCCCTCCAGAAG CTTAAGGAGGGAGAGAACTACACCAAGGATGGCAATGACCGGGCGAGCAAGATGTTCAGCAGGGACTGCCAGCTGATGAGCCTGACTTGGCTTCTGGCCAAAAACAAGACGGCCTACATTCCGACCGTGTCCGCCGTTCTCCGGGCAGTCATGTACAGCACGCATCCTCACCAGTCGAAGTGCAGCCCGGACCAAGAGAACATGCCTCTCGCCGTCGACTCGCTCCAATTCCTCAAGCCGGAATCGTCCGCCGCCATGAGTTCGCCCAAACCAGTGATGGCCCTCCTCTTGCATCTCTTCCCTCTTGTGTTTCTTGCCTTGGATCGGGTCGTGTGGATCTTTTAG